One Pyrus communis chromosome 4, drPyrComm1.1, whole genome shotgun sequence genomic region harbors:
- the LOC137730666 gene encoding zinc finger CCCH domain-containing protein 15-like: MQNDTAYGGHATSAMPQSHTDDAVFASLYSAIFDRKASTSQYDVESDHSSSSAHRHRQLYNSLLVQDHQEMVNRHSRCLKRLQETSEEADALRRENVHLRSLNLELNKHLSLLIHASVQKQFGSPSSVQTTAPFGIVNGLRDMTIDDKRAEQDMSDESPMSVIESEGGDAENIDVERFSLPKSISVRSDGYVKAAPQAGASTAARTRTASRPRAATTFNASQKVFVPRGVKEEEPPLELEVYNQGMFKTELCNKWQEVGECPYGDHCQFAHGIEELRPVIRHPRYKTEVCRMVLSGVVCPYGHRCHFRHALTENEKLMVPNKPRQRQFNLDR, translated from the exons ATGCAAAACGACACCGCGTATGGCGGCCACGCCACATCTGCAATGCCGCAATCCCACACAGACGACGCCGTCTTCGCTTCACTCTACTCCGCCATTTTCGATCGCAAGGCTTCGACCAGTCAATACGACGTCGAATCGGACCACAGCTCGTCTTCAGCCCACCGCCACCGCCAACTCTACAATTCGCTCCTCGTTCAAGATCATCAGGAGATGGTGAACCGCCACAGCCGTTGCCTCAAGCGCCTCCAAGAAACCTCCGAGGAAGCCGATGCTCTCCGCCGCGAGAACGTTCATCTCCGCTCTCTCAATCTCGAGCTCAACAAGCACCTCAGTCTGCTCATCCATGCCTCCGTGCAGAAACAATTCGGTTCCCCCTCCTCTGTTCAGACGACCGCGCCGTTTGGGATCGTTAACGGACTTCGCGACATGACAATTGATGACAAGCGAGCAGAGCAGGACATGTCCGACGAGAGCCCTATGAGTGTGATTGAGAGCGAAGGCGGCGATGCCGAGAATATTGATGTGGAGAGGTTTTCGCTGCCTAAGAGCATATCTGTGAGGTCTGATGGATACGTGAAGGCTGCTCCTCAAGCCGGTGCTAGCACTGCCGCTCGGACTCGGACCGCCTCTCGACCTCGCGCCGCCACTACATTCAATGCTTCG CAAAAGGTGTTCGTTCCGAGAGGGGTGAAAGAGGAGGAGCCACCGCTGGAATTGGAGGTGTACAACCAAGGCATGTTCAAGACAGAGCTGTGCAACAAGTGGCAGGAGGTTGGAGAGTGTCCTTACGGCGATCACTGCCAGTTTGCACATGGGATTGAGGAACTCCGCCCTGTGATCCGCCACCCACGCTACAAGACCGAGGTCTGTAGGATGGTGCTTTCCGGTGTTGTCTGCCCATACGGTCACCGCTGCCATTTCCGCCACGCCCTCACCGAGAATGAGAAGCTGATGGTTCCAAACAAGCCCAGGCAAAGGCAGTTCAATCTGGACAGGTAA